A single Actinomadura algeriensis DNA region contains:
- a CDS encoding glycerate kinase gives MSADSPSDPSPRGHVLLAPDRFPGALTAAEAARHLAAGLRRARPDVPVVELPVADGGDGTVDAAVAAGWRRIDAEVCGPAGRPVGAAFALARDVAVIELAEASGVRRLPGRRPRPLAATSVGTGQLIARALRHGARRIVLGLGAAACVDGGAGLVQGLGGRLLDSSGRDLPPGGAALRSLHALDLRAMPDMSGVEVVAAGDPAGPLLGRGGAAAVHGTRGGANRDEIRVLDAGLRRWADLAEAATRRPARDLPGAGAAGGVGFAALAFLGASIEPGPGVLLDVLGFAARARDAHLVVTGEGVLDTRSLRGGAPIGVARAAARAGAPVVAVAGRRGLTGEQLRKARIQAVYTLEDIEPDAGRCVRRAGPLLEQLTVAIADEWLPPIRRPAS, from the coding sequence GTGTCCGCGGACTCACCCTCCGACCCGTCCCCGCGCGGCCACGTGCTGCTGGCGCCCGACCGTTTCCCCGGCGCCCTGACGGCGGCGGAGGCGGCGCGGCACCTGGCCGCCGGGCTGCGCCGGGCGCGGCCGGACGTCCCGGTGGTGGAGCTGCCGGTCGCCGACGGCGGCGACGGGACCGTCGACGCGGCCGTCGCGGCCGGTTGGCGGCGGATCGACGCGGAGGTGTGCGGCCCCGCCGGACGGCCCGTCGGCGCGGCGTTCGCGCTGGCCCGGGACGTCGCGGTGATCGAGCTGGCCGAGGCGTCCGGCGTGCGGCGGCTCCCCGGCCGCCGCCCGCGCCCCCTGGCGGCCACCAGCGTCGGAACGGGCCAGCTGATCGCCCGCGCGCTGCGGCACGGCGCCCGCCGGATCGTGCTCGGGCTGGGCGCGGCCGCGTGCGTCGACGGCGGCGCCGGGCTCGTGCAGGGGCTCGGCGGGCGGCTGCTCGACTCGTCCGGCCGGGACCTGCCGCCCGGCGGAGCCGCGCTGCGCTCCCTGCACGCCCTCGACCTGCGCGCCATGCCCGACATGTCGGGCGTCGAGGTGGTGGCGGCGGGCGACCCGGCGGGCCCCCTGCTCGGCCGCGGCGGCGCGGCGGCCGTGCACGGGACGCGCGGCGGGGCGAACCGCGACGAGATCCGCGTGCTCGACGCGGGCCTGCGCCGCTGGGCCGACCTGGCCGAGGCGGCGACCCGCCGGCCGGCCCGCGACCTGCCGGGCGCCGGGGCCGCGGGCGGCGTCGGGTTCGCCGCGCTGGCCTTCCTCGGCGCGTCGATCGAGCCCGGCCCCGGCGTGCTGCTCGACGTGCTCGGCTTCGCGGCCAGGGCGCGCGACGCGCACCTGGTCGTCACCGGCGAGGGCGTGCTGGACACCCGCTCGCTGCGCGGCGGCGCGCCGATCGGCGTCGCGCGGGCGGCGGCGCGCGCGGGCGCCCCGGTCGTCGCGGTGGCCGGGCGGCGCGGCCTCACCGGCGAGCAGCTCCGCAAGGCCCGCATCCAGGCCGTCTACACGCTGGAGGACATCGAGCCCGACGCCGGGCGCTGCGT
- a CDS encoding NCS2 family permease, translating into MSDSHTAKADDSPPPGGRGPLDRFFDLTARGTSVPRELRGGVTTFFAMAYIILLNPIILGGAKDVTGATLSIPQLTTMTALSAAVTTVLMGLVGNAPLALAAGLGINAVVAFQAAPVMTWEQAMGLVVIEGVIIVILALTGIRERIMNAIPLALKHAIAVGIGAFIALVGLYDAHFISSSETSPPLALGTGGRLETWPTVVFGLTLLLMIVLYVRRVPGGILISIVAGTVAAVIIEANAAIAEGGWGVVTPTMPDELFAVPDFSLFGQVDVFGGFAEAGVITALVVLFTLVLSGFFDAMGTILGVSDEAGLVSERGDVPRLGRILSMDGVSAAFGGLTSSSANTVFVESAAGVGEGARTGLANLATGALFGVTLFLTPLAAVVPAQAAAPALVVVGALMMMQVAKIDWDDLELVIPAFLTIMLMPFTFSITIGIGGGMVAYAVIKIAKGKAREVSVWLWPVVALFLLFFAIHPIETWLGVR; encoded by the coding sequence ATGTCCGATTCCCACACCGCGAAGGCCGACGATTCACCGCCCCCGGGCGGGCGCGGGCCGCTGGATCGGTTCTTCGACCTCACCGCCCGCGGGACGAGCGTCCCGCGCGAGCTGCGCGGCGGCGTCACCACGTTCTTCGCGATGGCCTACATCATCCTGCTGAACCCGATCATCCTCGGCGGGGCGAAGGACGTCACGGGCGCGACGCTGTCGATCCCGCAGCTGACCACGATGACCGCGCTGTCGGCGGCCGTCACGACCGTCCTGATGGGCCTGGTCGGCAACGCGCCGCTCGCGCTCGCCGCGGGCCTGGGCATCAACGCGGTCGTGGCGTTCCAGGCCGCGCCGGTGATGACCTGGGAGCAGGCGATGGGCCTGGTGGTCATCGAGGGCGTGATCATCGTGATCCTGGCGCTGACCGGGATCCGCGAGCGGATCATGAACGCGATCCCGCTGGCGCTCAAGCACGCGATCGCGGTCGGCATCGGCGCGTTCATCGCGCTCGTCGGCCTGTACGACGCGCACTTCATCAGCTCCAGCGAGACGAGCCCGCCGCTGGCGCTCGGCACCGGCGGGCGGCTGGAGACGTGGCCGACCGTGGTGTTCGGCCTCACCCTGCTGCTGATGATCGTCCTGTACGTCCGGCGGGTGCCCGGCGGCATCCTGATCAGCATCGTCGCCGGCACGGTCGCCGCGGTGATCATCGAGGCGAACGCGGCGATCGCCGAGGGCGGCTGGGGCGTCGTCACCCCGACCATGCCGGACGAGCTGTTCGCCGTGCCCGACTTCTCGCTGTTCGGGCAGGTCGACGTGTTCGGCGGGTTCGCCGAGGCCGGAGTGATCACCGCGCTGGTCGTCCTGTTCACCCTGGTGCTGTCGGGGTTCTTCGACGCGATGGGGACGATCCTCGGGGTCAGCGACGAGGCCGGCCTGGTGTCGGAGCGCGGCGACGTGCCCCGGCTCGGCCGCATCCTGTCGATGGACGGCGTGTCGGCCGCGTTCGGCGGCCTCACCAGCTCGTCGGCCAACACGGTGTTCGTGGAGTCGGCCGCGGGCGTCGGCGAGGGCGCCCGGACGGGCCTGGCCAACCTCGCCACCGGCGCGCTGTTCGGCGTCACGCTGTTCCTCACCCCGCTCGCCGCGGTGGTGCCCGCCCAGGCGGCGGCGCCCGCGCTCGTCGTCGTCGGCGCGCTGATGATGATGCAGGTCGCCAAGATCGATTGGGACGATCTCGAGTTGGTGATTCCGGCATTCCTGACGATCATGCTGATGCCGTTCACGTTCTCGATCACCATCGGGATCGGCGGCGGAATGGTCGCCTACGCGGTCATCAAGATCGCCAAGGGCAAGGCGCGCGAGGTGTCGGTGTGGCTGTGGCCGGTGGTGGCACTGTTCCTGCTGTTCTTCGCAATTCACCCCATAGAGACCTGGCTGGGCGTTCGCTGA
- a CDS encoding helix-turn-helix domain-containing protein: protein MDRETLGQRIRALRIRQGISQAQLAFPELSDSYISLIESDKRVPAPSVVELLAAKLNCSATYLVSGVSEDVVDELRITLDYAEIALRNGAAEEARARFAEVLANADAVALPEMLQQARWGHALALEAAGALEEAIAGLAALAEEVSAEDDLDHWARVHVALSRCLRQRGDAGAGVQAAEDALRQLIATGADATDAAVHLGAALLAAFVERGDLVRARQLAEQLVERAERIGSPRARMLAYGEAAYVAEIRGAYEEGVELAERALMLAGDGEDPRDLDRLRVGYAGLLLRARPEQATRARDLLVRVRGDGGVGAAGEIDVASCLTELARAEIALGRPADAVRLAEEALDLLGDAPRRAAAGALTVLGEACLRLGRRERATEALTRAATCLEEMEASREAAQAWFDLAEVLAETGPADEPRMAAYRRALTCAGV, encoded by the coding sequence ATGGATCGCGAGACACTCGGACAGCGCATCCGCGCCCTGCGCATCCGGCAGGGGATCAGCCAGGCTCAGCTGGCCTTCCCCGAACTGTCCGACAGCTACATCTCGTTGATCGAGAGCGACAAGCGGGTGCCCGCGCCGAGCGTGGTGGAGCTGCTGGCCGCGAAGCTGAACTGCTCGGCGACGTACCTGGTCAGCGGCGTCAGCGAGGACGTCGTGGACGAGCTGCGCATCACCCTCGACTACGCCGAGATCGCGCTGCGCAACGGCGCCGCGGAGGAGGCCCGCGCCCGCTTCGCCGAGGTGCTGGCCAACGCCGACGCCGTCGCGCTGCCGGAGATGCTGCAGCAGGCCCGGTGGGGGCACGCGCTGGCGCTGGAGGCGGCCGGCGCGCTGGAGGAGGCGATCGCCGGGCTCGCCGCCCTCGCCGAGGAGGTGTCCGCCGAGGACGACCTCGACCACTGGGCCCGCGTGCACGTCGCGCTGAGCCGCTGCCTGCGCCAGCGCGGCGACGCCGGCGCGGGCGTGCAGGCCGCCGAGGACGCGCTGCGGCAGCTGATCGCGACCGGCGCCGACGCCACCGACGCCGCCGTGCACCTCGGCGCGGCGCTGCTCGCCGCGTTCGTCGAGCGCGGCGACCTCGTCCGGGCCCGGCAGCTCGCCGAGCAGCTCGTCGAGCGCGCCGAGCGGATCGGCAGCCCGCGCGCCCGGATGCTCGCCTACGGCGAGGCCGCCTACGTCGCCGAGATCCGCGGCGCCTACGAGGAGGGCGTGGAGCTCGCCGAGCGGGCGCTGATGCTGGCCGGCGACGGGGAGGACCCCCGCGACCTCGACCGGCTCCGCGTCGGCTACGCGGGCCTGCTGCTGCGCGCCCGTCCGGAACAGGCGACCCGCGCCCGCGACCTGCTGGTCCGCGTTCGCGGCGACGGCGGCGTCGGCGCCGCCGGGGAGATCGACGTCGCCTCGTGCCTGACCGAGCTCGCCCGCGCCGAGATCGCCCTCGGCCGTCCGGCGGATGCGGTGCGGCTCGCCGAGGAGGCCCTGGACCTGCTCGGGGACGCGCCGCGCCGCGCGGCCGCCGGGGCGCTGACCGTCCTCGGCGAGGCGTGCCTGCGGCTCGGCCGGCGCGAGCGGGCCACCGAGGCGCTCACCCGCGCCGCCACCTGCCTGGAGGAGATGGAGGCGTCCCGGGAGGCCGCGCAGGCGTGGTTCGACCTCGCCGAGGTGCTCGCCGAGACCGGCCCCGCCGACGAGCCGCGGATGGCCGCGTACCGGCGCGCCCTGACCTGCGCCGGGGTGTGA
- a CDS encoding DUF5685 family protein yields the protein MVRPCRHVLCGSLYKDWMAHLCGLCLTLRAGHGQAARLVTNYDGLLVSVLVEAQAPEASPRRTAGPCALRGLRRAEVVAARAEGARLAAATSLLLAAGRTRDHVADGDGAYARRAVAAAAGRLADRWDAAGGRTGAAVGFDPSALRDAVARQPLLEAAPGLGPLDLTEPTETAVAAVFAHTAVLAGREGNAEPLAEAGRFFGRLAHLIDAVEDVDDDVATGAYNPLIATGTGPDEARRLAGDALHGLRLALAELELEQPTLVRALLDREVSRSVDRVFAAYPPAPGGPPPHGGPYPPQQGYPQHGYPPHAGGHGGPGMGGPGGGHGGGHGGGGGWGGGHGGPRRKRPPLPIPCFTGSLVCATCGIWQPEWSKYHGRRFSDRFWVTRHCDDCGCDGNCDCCCCPCD from the coding sequence GTGGTTCGGCCGTGCAGGCACGTGTTGTGCGGATCGCTGTACAAGGACTGGATGGCGCACCTGTGCGGGCTCTGCCTGACGCTGCGCGCCGGGCACGGGCAGGCGGCGCGGCTCGTCACGAACTATGACGGGCTGCTCGTCTCGGTCCTGGTGGAGGCGCAGGCGCCGGAGGCGTCCCCGCGCCGGACGGCCGGGCCGTGCGCGCTGCGCGGGCTGCGGCGCGCCGAGGTCGTCGCGGCCCGCGCGGAGGGCGCGCGGCTCGCCGCGGCGACGTCGCTGCTGCTCGCGGCGGGCCGCACCCGCGACCACGTCGCCGACGGCGACGGCGCCTACGCGCGGCGGGCCGTCGCGGCCGCCGCGGGCCGGCTGGCCGACCGGTGGGACGCCGCGGGCGGGCGCACCGGCGCCGCCGTCGGGTTCGACCCGTCCGCGCTGCGCGACGCCGTCGCCCGGCAGCCGCTGCTGGAGGCCGCCCCGGGCCTGGGGCCGCTCGACCTCACCGAGCCGACCGAGACCGCCGTCGCGGCCGTGTTCGCGCACACGGCCGTCCTCGCGGGCCGGGAGGGCAACGCCGAGCCGCTCGCCGAGGCGGGCCGCTTCTTCGGGCGTCTCGCGCACCTGATCGACGCCGTCGAGGACGTCGACGACGACGTCGCGACCGGCGCGTACAACCCGCTGATCGCCACCGGCACCGGACCGGACGAGGCGCGGCGCCTCGCCGGTGACGCCCTGCACGGGCTGCGGCTCGCGCTCGCCGAGCTGGAACTGGAGCAGCCCACCCTGGTGCGGGCGCTGCTGGACCGCGAGGTCAGCCGCTCGGTCGACCGGGTCTTCGCCGCGTACCCGCCCGCGCCCGGTGGGCCTCCGCCGCACGGCGGCCCCTACCCGCCCCAGCAGGGCTACCCGCAGCACGGATACCCGCCCCATGCCGGAGGCCACGGCGGTCCCGGCATGGGCGGTCCCGGCGGCGGACACGGTGGCGGACACGGGGGCGGTGGCGGCTGGGGCGGCGGTCACGGCGGGCCGCGCAGGAAGCGTCCCCCGCTGCCGATCCCGTGCTTCACCGGTTCGCTGGTGTGCGCGACGTGCGGCATCTGGCAGCCCGAGTGGAGCAAGTACCACGGCAGGCGGTTCAGCGACCGTTTCTGGGTCACCCGGCACTGCGACGACTGCGGGTGCGACGGCAACTGCGACTGCTGCTGCTGTCCCTGCGACTGA
- a CDS encoding bifunctional copper resistance protein CopD/cytochrome c oxidase assembly protein, whose protein sequence is MSSGADARGGVPALVRTAAIAAAAGMGGLAVALVAGGAAAEQLIPGIATAGTLTRWGLPVSRTIMDLASALTVGALLAAAVLLPLEARRGAGAAGTGTLSRDAIGYLRAASWLAAAWAAAAAATLVFTVSDVLGQPVVQVLTGSELSSYVGSLEQGTALMIVVLLAVVVALLARTTTTPAAAIGLLVMAGVALLPAPLTGHSASSANHAIAVTGVALHVAAVAPWVGGLAVVAAHAMLRRDRLPIMAERFSRMALWCYIVVGASGMMNIVARMPDPVELLTTNYGRLALAKIVAFGVLGWFGWWHRERTVPALHEREARGTKNWAFARLAGVEAAVMAATMGLAVALSSTAPPPPTGTETAVRTLLGYDMPPQVTAGRLATLWWFDLFFAALAVVLAGVYLAGVLRLRRRGDSWPVWRTVFWLVGVATIVLATQTGVARYSPILFSVHMAQHMTLNMLTPIFLVVGAPLTLALRALKPAKIRGDRGPREWLTVMLHSRFSGFVAHPAVATIIFVASTFALYFTPLFQSLMQDHLGHIAMTVHFLLAGFLFFWVLLGVDPAPKRLPYPGRLLLLFVTMPFHAFFGIALMNLSRPIAEGWYNAVDPPWGTTLLQDQHTGGAIAWAFGEIPTFIVLIVLAIQWYSDDQRQARRMDRRADRAARTASATGAPAEDDELAAYNARLAELAERDRLAGERGDT, encoded by the coding sequence ATGAGTAGCGGAGCGGACGCGCGGGGCGGCGTCCCCGCGCTGGTGCGGACCGCCGCGATCGCGGCGGCCGCGGGCATGGGCGGCCTGGCCGTCGCGCTGGTCGCGGGCGGCGCCGCCGCCGAGCAGCTCATCCCGGGCATCGCGACCGCCGGGACGCTGACCCGCTGGGGCCTGCCCGTCTCCCGGACGATCATGGATCTGGCGTCCGCGCTCACCGTCGGGGCGCTGCTGGCGGCGGCCGTCCTGCTGCCGCTGGAGGCGCGCCGGGGCGCCGGGGCGGCCGGCACGGGGACGCTGTCGCGGGACGCGATCGGCTACCTGCGGGCCGCGTCGTGGCTGGCCGCCGCGTGGGCCGCCGCCGCGGCCGCCACGCTGGTGTTCACCGTCTCGGACGTGCTGGGGCAGCCGGTCGTGCAGGTGCTCACCGGCAGCGAGCTGAGCAGCTACGTCGGGTCGCTGGAACAGGGCACCGCGCTGATGATCGTGGTGCTGCTGGCGGTCGTCGTCGCGCTGCTCGCGCGGACCACCACCACGCCCGCCGCCGCGATCGGGCTGCTGGTCATGGCCGGTGTCGCGCTGCTGCCCGCGCCGCTCACCGGGCACTCGGCGTCCTCGGCCAACCACGCGATCGCGGTCACCGGCGTCGCGCTGCACGTCGCGGCGGTCGCGCCGTGGGTCGGCGGCCTCGCCGTCGTCGCCGCGCACGCCATGCTGCGCCGGGACCGGCTGCCGATCATGGCCGAGCGGTTCAGCCGGATGGCGCTGTGGTGCTACATCGTCGTCGGCGCCAGCGGGATGATGAACATCGTCGCGCGGATGCCCGACCCGGTGGAGCTGCTGACGACGAACTACGGCCGGCTCGCCCTCGCCAAGATCGTCGCGTTCGGGGTGCTGGGCTGGTTCGGCTGGTGGCACCGGGAGCGGACGGTGCCCGCGCTGCACGAGCGCGAGGCGCGCGGCACGAAGAACTGGGCGTTCGCCCGGCTCGCGGGCGTCGAGGCGGCCGTGATGGCGGCCACGATGGGCCTCGCCGTCGCGCTGTCGAGCACCGCGCCGCCCCCGCCGACCGGCACCGAGACCGCCGTGCGCACCCTGCTCGGCTACGACATGCCGCCGCAGGTCACCGCGGGACGGCTGGCGACGCTGTGGTGGTTCGACCTGTTCTTCGCCGCCCTCGCCGTGGTGCTCGCCGGCGTCTACCTCGCGGGCGTGCTGCGGCTGCGGCGGCGCGGCGACTCCTGGCCGGTGTGGCGGACGGTCTTCTGGCTCGTCGGCGTGGCGACGATCGTGCTCGCCACCCAGACGGGCGTCGCGCGGTACTCGCCGATCCTGTTCAGCGTCCACATGGCGCAGCACATGACGCTGAACATGCTGACCCCGATCTTCCTGGTCGTGGGCGCGCCGCTCACGCTGGCGCTGCGCGCGCTGAAGCCCGCGAAGATCCGCGGCGACCGCGGCCCGCGCGAGTGGCTGACCGTGATGCTGCACAGCCGGTTCTCCGGGTTCGTCGCGCATCCGGCGGTGGCGACGATCATCTTCGTGGCGAGCACGTTCGCGCTGTACTTCACGCCGCTGTTCCAGTCGCTGATGCAGGACCACCTGGGCCACATCGCGATGACCGTGCACTTCCTCCTCGCCGGGTTCCTGTTCTTCTGGGTGCTGCTGGGCGTGGACCCGGCGCCCAAGCGGCTGCCCTACCCGGGACGGCTGCTGCTGCTGTTCGTCACGATGCCGTTCCACGCGTTCTTCGGCATCGCGCTGATGAACCTCAGCCGGCCGATCGCCGAGGGCTGGTACAACGCGGTGGACCCGCCGTGGGGGACGACCCTGCTGCAGGACCAGCACACCGGCGGGGCGATCGCGTGGGCGTTCGGCGAGATCCCGACGTTCATCGTGCTGATCGTCCTGGCGATCCAGTGGTACTCCGACGACCAGCGGCAGGCCCGCCGGATGGACCGCCGGGCCGACCGCGCCGCCCGGACCGCGTCCGCTACGGGGGCGCCCGCGGAGGACGACGAGCTGGCCGCCTACAACGCGCGCCTCGCCGAGCTCGCCGAACGCGACCGGCTCGCCGGGGAGCGCGGCGACACCTGA
- a CDS encoding sensor histidine kinase, with product MIGLLRPLVRRTTWRRWSHLVVGGALLMPYWFLSVSLTPLIPIDDPIVIVVVAMVVLPTAATLVTGLVPTVRMLETALARELLEGPAKDLEPGPARSWDSRGRTAVWFSLHLTAGVVVSGLSLAVPPFAFVVALAPVVTWDEQFLAAWGWQTGWPQWPGPLIGIGAMAALLALIVATGALLSRFAAVFLGPSAAERLATMEARAVKLAERNRLARELHDSVGHALSVVTLQAAAAGRVLDGDPEFAREALSAIEESARAALEDLDHVLGLLREDPSRPAPQATLKDLGRLLEQTRIAGVTLDARVGPEIEAVPAAVSREAYRIVQEGLTNALRHAGKVPVRLRLGVTGERLEMEMSNPLGAAGGAGADHGGGRGLGGVRERVTVLRGEMSAGPDGGRWCFRVSLPLRSGT from the coding sequence GTGATCGGTCTTCTGCGTCCGCTGGTCCGGCGGACGACCTGGCGGCGCTGGTCCCACCTCGTGGTGGGCGGCGCGCTGCTGATGCCGTACTGGTTCCTGTCGGTCTCGCTCACTCCGCTGATCCCGATCGACGACCCGATCGTGATCGTCGTCGTGGCGATGGTCGTGCTGCCGACGGCGGCGACGCTCGTCACCGGGCTCGTCCCGACGGTGCGGATGCTGGAGACGGCCCTGGCCCGGGAGCTGCTGGAGGGACCGGCGAAGGACCTGGAGCCCGGCCCGGCGCGCTCGTGGGACAGCCGCGGCCGCACCGCGGTGTGGTTCTCCCTGCACCTGACGGCCGGCGTGGTGGTCAGCGGGCTCAGCCTCGCCGTCCCGCCGTTCGCCTTCGTCGTCGCGCTCGCCCCCGTCGTGACCTGGGACGAGCAGTTCCTCGCCGCCTGGGGCTGGCAGACGGGCTGGCCGCAGTGGCCCGGCCCGCTGATCGGGATCGGCGCGATGGCCGCCCTGCTCGCGCTGATCGTCGCGACGGGCGCGCTGCTGTCGCGGTTCGCCGCGGTGTTCCTCGGCCCGTCGGCGGCCGAGCGGCTCGCCACGATGGAGGCCCGCGCCGTCAAGCTCGCCGAACGCAACCGGCTGGCGCGGGAGCTGCACGACTCGGTCGGGCACGCGCTGAGCGTGGTGACGCTGCAGGCCGCCGCGGCCGGGCGCGTCCTGGACGGCGACCCGGAGTTCGCGCGGGAGGCGCTGTCGGCGATCGAGGAGTCGGCCCGCGCGGCCCTGGAGGACCTCGACCACGTCCTCGGGCTGCTGCGCGAGGACCCGTCCCGGCCCGCCCCGCAGGCCACGCTGAAGGACCTCGGGCGGCTGCTGGAGCAGACGCGGATCGCCGGGGTGACGCTCGACGCGCGGGTCGGCCCCGAGATCGAGGCGGTGCCCGCGGCGGTGTCGCGGGAGGCGTACCGGATCGTCCAGGAGGGGCTGACGAACGCGCTGCGGCACGCGGGGAAGGTCCCGGTGCGGCTCCGCCTCGGAGTGACCGGCGAGCGGCTGGAGATGGAGATGAGCAACCCTCTGGGCGCGGCGGGCGGCGCGGGCGCCGACCACGGCGGCGGGCGCGGCCTCGGCGGCGTCCGCGAGCGCGTCACCGTGCTGCGCGGCGAGATGAGCGCGGGTCCCGACGGCGGACGCTGGTGCTTCCGGGTGTCCCTGCCGCTAAGGTCCGGAACATGA
- a CDS encoding response regulator transcription factor yields MTIKVLLVDDERLIRAGLAAIIEAEEDLTVVGEASDGSEVPGAVSRLRPDVVLMDVRMPELDGIQATRHLLSALPEPPRIIVVTTFENDEYVYDALKAGAHGFLLKRTRPEEILQAIRMVVHGDTLLFPAAIRALAARHGASGDGGAGGASWHDRLTERESDVLRLMAKGRSNAEIAGELYVSPQTVKTHVGNVLAKLRARDRTQAVIFAYETGFISPG; encoded by the coding sequence ATGACGATCAAGGTGCTGCTGGTCGACGACGAGCGGCTGATCCGGGCCGGGCTCGCCGCCATCATCGAGGCCGAAGAGGACCTGACCGTGGTCGGGGAGGCGTCCGACGGGTCGGAGGTGCCGGGCGCGGTGTCGCGGCTGCGTCCCGACGTCGTCCTCATGGACGTCCGGATGCCGGAGCTCGACGGGATCCAGGCCACCCGGCACCTGCTGTCGGCGCTGCCCGAACCGCCGCGGATCATCGTCGTCACCACGTTCGAGAACGACGAGTACGTCTACGACGCGCTGAAGGCGGGCGCCCACGGGTTCCTGCTGAAGCGGACGCGCCCGGAGGAGATCCTGCAGGCGATCCGGATGGTGGTGCACGGCGACACCCTGCTGTTCCCGGCCGCGATCCGCGCGCTGGCCGCCCGGCACGGCGCGTCCGGCGACGGCGGGGCGGGCGGCGCGAGCTGGCACGACCGGCTCACCGAGCGCGAGTCGGACGTCCTGCGGCTGATGGCCAAGGGACGGTCGAACGCCGAGATCGCGGGCGAGCTGTACGTGAGCCCGCAGACGGTGAAGACGCACGTCGGGAACGTCCTGGCGAAGCTGCGGGCCCGCGATCGGACGCAGGCGGTGATCTTCGCGTACGAGACGGGGTTCATCTCGCCGGGGTGA
- a CDS encoding baeRF3 domain-containing protein — MDAVTLAELRKPRAYPAVSVLMPTHRAAPGNRQDPIRLRNLLAEARRRLYADDRVPADAADHVVRGLQRAADEVDLRHAADGLVLFAAPDGEHHAFAIGQPVDERVIVDSGFATRDLVAAFTRTPRYWLLTLSDQRTRLWDGRGDELTERTAGGFPVEPEPIDEMGSGRQSRRAATAGDEPQRRAMRDVASALDRVLARDDRPLIIAGVTRHQAFFDEVAGPHVRVAGRVDGSLEGAAPSTLIEAARPALAAYEDLREVGVLAELEAARGIDRYAAGLCDVVGLVEQGRGEHLVVERGYYAPAVRGEGGLVPVDGRPGVLHGADVVDDVVDHVIETALEYGGEVTFVSDGFLVDHDRIALVTRF; from the coding sequence ATGGACGCCGTCACTCTGGCCGAGCTGCGCAAGCCCCGCGCGTACCCGGCGGTATCGGTACTGATGCCGACCCACCGGGCCGCGCCGGGCAACCGGCAGGACCCCATCCGGCTGCGGAACCTGCTGGCCGAGGCGCGGCGGCGGCTGTACGCCGACGACCGCGTCCCCGCCGACGCGGCCGACCACGTCGTCCGCGGCCTGCAGCGGGCGGCGGACGAGGTCGACCTGCGGCACGCCGCGGACGGCCTCGTGCTGTTCGCCGCCCCGGACGGCGAGCACCACGCGTTCGCGATCGGCCAGCCGGTCGACGAGCGGGTCATCGTCGACAGCGGGTTCGCCACCCGCGACCTCGTCGCCGCCTTCACCCGCACCCCCCGCTACTGGCTGCTCACGCTGTCCGACCAGCGCACCCGGCTGTGGGACGGCCGCGGCGACGAGCTGACCGAGCGCACCGCGGGCGGGTTCCCGGTCGAGCCGGAGCCGATCGACGAGATGGGCTCCGGCCGCCAGTCGCGGCGCGCCGCCACCGCCGGGGACGAACCCCAGCGCCGGGCGATGCGCGACGTCGCGTCCGCGCTCGACCGCGTCCTCGCCCGCGACGACCGTCCGCTGATCATCGCCGGCGTCACCCGTCACCAGGCGTTCTTCGACGAGGTCGCCGGGCCGCACGTCCGGGTCGCCGGGCGCGTGGACGGCAGCCTCGAGGGCGCCGCGCCGAGCACGCTGATCGAGGCCGCCCGCCCGGCCCTGGCCGCCTACGAGGACCTCCGCGAGGTCGGCGTGCTCGCCGAGCTGGAGGCGGCGCGCGGCATCGACCGCTACGCCGCCGGGCTCTGCGACGTCGTCGGCCTCGTCGAGCAGGGCCGCGGCGAGCACCTGGTCGTCGAACGCGGCTACTACGCGCCCGCCGTGCGCGGCGAGGGCGGCCTCGTCCCGGTCGACGGGCGTCCCGGCGTGCTGCACGGCGCCGACGTGGTCGACGACGTCGTCGACCACGTCATCGAGACGGCGCTGGAGTACGGCGGCGAGGTCACGTTCGTCTCCGACGGCTTCCTCGTCGACCACGACCGCATCGCCCTCGTCACCCGCTTCTGA
- a CDS encoding response regulator — MAKILLVEDDPSARVGLEMALTRQGHGVTTRATGEDGLDALRALRPEIAILDVMLPGVDGIEVCRRIRRDDPLPVILLTARGDDLDVVLGLEAGADDYVIKPVEPRVLDARIRAVLRRAEQSGLDRSVHGDLVIDRTSLKVTKAGTDLRLTPTELRLLLELTRRPGHALTRRHLLAAVWEHTYPGDSRLVDACVQRVRAKIEDEPAEPRLIETVRGFGYRFAAP, encoded by the coding sequence GTGGCGAAGATCCTTCTGGTCGAGGACGACCCGTCCGCCCGCGTCGGGCTGGAAATGGCGCTCACCCGCCAGGGCCACGGCGTGACGACCCGCGCGACGGGCGAGGACGGTCTCGACGCGCTGCGCGCCCTGCGCCCGGAGATCGCGATCCTGGACGTGATGCTGCCGGGCGTCGACGGCATCGAGGTGTGCCGCCGCATCCGGCGCGACGACCCGCTCCCGGTGATCCTGCTGACCGCGCGCGGCGACGACCTCGACGTCGTCCTCGGCCTGGAGGCGGGCGCGGACGACTACGTGATCAAGCCGGTCGAGCCGCGCGTGCTGGACGCCCGCATCCGGGCGGTGCTGCGCCGCGCCGAGCAGAGCGGGCTCGACCGCTCCGTCCACGGCGACCTCGTCATCGACCGCACGTCCCTGAAGGTCACCAAGGCGGGGACCGACCTGCGGCTCACCCCCACCGAGCTGCGGCTGCTGCTGGAGCTGACCCGCCGTCCCGGGCACGCCCTCACCCGCCGCCACCTGCTCGCCGCCGTCTGGGAGCACACCTACCCGGGCGACTCGCGCCTCGTGGACGCGTGCGTCCAGCGCGTCCGCGCGAAGATCGAGGACGAACCGGCCGAGCCCCGGCTGATCGAGACCGTCCGCGGTTTCGGCTACCGGTTCGCCGCGCCGTGA